In the genome of Candidatus Schekmanbacteria bacterium, one region contains:
- a CDS encoding PaaI family thioesterase → MKEKKEIPNDLENNSCFVCGPKNPLGFHLRYFKEGEYVISEFRPSEHYCGFEKIFHGGLQCTVLDDLTIWTVMVKRGKMGATKQLTAEFFKPVYIDEKLRIEGKIVKEEGNIFTVEAVLKNGKGKICTKVVSDVIAVNKALFKKLTGWDEIPESWGKYL, encoded by the coding sequence ATGAAAGAAAAAAAAGAAATACCCAATGACCTTGAAAATAACAGCTGTTTTGTTTGCGGTCCCAAAAATCCATTGGGTTTTCACCTTCGGTATTTTAAAGAAGGTGAATATGTAATTTCTGAATTTCGTCCTTCTGAACATTACTGCGGCTTTGAAAAAATATTCCACGGAGGACTTCAATGTACAGTTTTGGACGACCTTACTATTTGGACTGTAATGGTAAAAAGAGGAAAGATGGGAGCAACAAAACAACTAACAGCTGAATTTTTTAAACCTGTCTATATAGATGAAAAACTAAGAATTGAAGGTAAAATCGTAAAAGAAGAAGGGAATATCTTCACAGTGGAAGCTGTGCTAAAAAATGGTAAAGGAAAAATATGTACGAAAGTTGTTTCTGATGTAATAGCCGTTAACAAAGCTCTTTTCAAAAAGCTAACCGGTTGGGATGAAATTCCTGAAAGTTGGGGTAAATATCTTTAA
- a CDS encoding 3-isopropylmalate dehydratase small subunit: MNIIEGRCWKFGDDISTDLIAPGRLFHLRSNLPELAKHLLEDAKPGFYEKISEGDIIVAGINFGQGSSREHAPTIIKMAGISAVVAKSFARIFYRNCINVGLPAVMVDTDKINEGDILRIDIAKGILEDVSSGEKFSFSPLPETMMKILAEGGLVAYIKKNGDLIL, encoded by the coding sequence ATGAATATTATTGAAGGAAGATGTTGGAAATTTGGTGATGATATAAGCACAGATTTGATTGCGCCCGGACGGCTTTTTCATCTTCGTTCAAATCTTCCTGAGCTTGCAAAACATCTTTTAGAAGATGCAAAACCTGGTTTCTATGAAAAAATTTCTGAGGGAGATATTATCGTAGCAGGAATAAATTTTGGTCAGGGTTCGAGCCGCGAACATGCCCCTACAATTATTAAGATGGCTGGAATATCTGCTGTAGTTGCAAAAAGTTTTGCCCGCATCTTTTACCGCAACTGTATAAATGTGGGGCTTCCTGCTGTTATGGTTGATACAGACAAAATTAATGAAGGTGATATTTTGAGAATTGATATTGCAAAGGGCATCCTCGAGGATGTTAGTAGTGGAGAAAAATTTTCTTTTTCACCTTTGCCTGAAACAATGATGAAGATATTGGCTGAAGGCGGATTGGTTGCTTATATTAAAAAAAATGGCGATTTGATTCTATAG
- a CDS encoding DUF1232 domain-containing protein, translated as MSQLLWFVFIVLAIAYFILPIDLLPDFIPFGGRLDDLIFPLVLLWWMKKKYGGQKVGDGGYDKDFNQSYNYEDLRKNGGKKIFDPYEVLNVKRGANEEEIKKAYREMLAKYHPDKVSHLGEELQKLAHEKVIEIKKAYEELEKRGFNI; from the coding sequence ATGTCACAACTGCTTTGGTTTGTCTTTATTGTTTTAGCAATTGCTTATTTTATTCTCCCAATAGATTTGCTTCCAGATTTCATCCCCTTTGGAGGGCGTCTCGATGACCTGATATTTCCCCTAGTTCTTTTGTGGTGGATGAAAAAAAAGTATGGCGGACAAAAGGTTGGAGATGGAGGTTATGACAAAGATTTTAATCAGAGCTATAATTATGAAGATTTGCGAAAGAATGGAGGAAAAAAAATATTCGACCCCTATGAAGTCTTGAATGTTAAGCGGGGGGCAAATGAAGAAGAAATTAAAAAGGCTTATCGTGAAATGTTAGCCAAATACCATCCAGATAAAGTGTCCCATCTTGGAGAAGAGTTACAAAAACTTGCCCATGAGAAGGTTATTGAAATTAAAAAGGCATATGAAGAACTTGAAAAGAGAGGATTCAATATTTAA
- a CDS encoding 3-isopropylmalate dehydratase large subunit, whose translation MGKTMAEKILSAHSGKDLYAGDIAVVNVDLSYVQDGTGPLAVRQMIEMGLEKAHNPDHSIFFLDHASPSPRKELSNDHKLLREFAQKTGIHLSEIGNGISHHIVLEKYAKPGDLIVGADSHTCTGGAIGAFATGMGSTDVGVAIALGKTWMRVPETYKIVVNGELKKGVYSKDIILHLIGMISSSGATYKALEFHGDVIEKLTVDARSTIANMSVEAGAKTGIFPPDEKTKEFLKTWGREADFKELFPDEDAVYEKTIEIDGTKLKPTIACPHLVHNTKTIDEIGDVPIHQVFLGTSCNGRLEDLRIAASILKGKKINKKTRMIVTPSSRSNYLNAMKEGLLEIFVEAGAVVTGPGCGACVGVHEGILADGENCLATQPRNFKGRMGNPNAFIYLGSPAVAAATAIEGKIADPRNFL comes from the coding sequence ATGGGCAAAACGATGGCAGAAAAGATTTTGAGCGCCCATAGTGGGAAGGATTTGTATGCAGGAGACATTGCTGTCGTCAATGTTGATTTAAGCTATGTGCAAGATGGCACAGGCCCTCTTGCTGTGCGGCAGATGATTGAAATGGGATTGGAAAAAGCGCATAATCCTGACCACTCTATTTTCTTTTTAGACCATGCTTCACCCTCTCCGCGAAAAGAGCTTTCAAATGACCACAAACTTTTGCGTGAATTTGCACAAAAAACAGGGATTCACCTTTCCGAAATAGGCAACGGAATTTCCCATCATATAGTGCTCGAGAAGTATGCGAAACCGGGCGATTTGATTGTCGGAGCAGACTCTCATACCTGCACAGGAGGCGCTATTGGGGCTTTTGCCACAGGAATGGGCTCTACAGATGTGGGTGTTGCCATTGCCTTGGGGAAAACTTGGATGAGAGTGCCTGAAACATATAAGATCGTTGTAAATGGAGAGCTTAAAAAGGGAGTATATTCAAAAGATATCATTCTTCATCTAATCGGAATGATATCGAGCAGCGGGGCAACATATAAAGCGTTGGAGTTTCATGGAGATGTTATTGAAAAATTAACAGTCGATGCCCGTTCAACCATTGCCAATATGTCTGTTGAGGCAGGGGCTAAAACTGGAATATTTCCGCCAGATGAAAAGACAAAGGAATTTTTGAAAACTTGGGGAAGAGAAGCTGATTTCAAAGAATTATTCCCCGATGAAGATGCAGTTTATGAAAAAACGATAGAGATTGACGGGACCAAACTAAAACCAACGATTGCCTGCCCTCATCTTGTCCACAACACGAAAACAATAGATGAAATTGGTGATGTGCCGATTCATCAAGTTTTTCTCGGCACTTCCTGTAATGGGCGGCTTGAAGATTTGAGGATTGCAGCATCAATTCTTAAAGGGAAGAAAATCAACAAGAAGACAAGAATGATAGTGACTCCTTCATCGAGAAGCAATTATTTGAATGCAATGAAAGAAGGGCTTCTTGAAATTTTTGTTGAGGCTGGCGCTGTTGTAACAGGTCCGGGATGCGGTGCTTGTGTTGGTGTGCATGAGGGAATATTGGCTGATGGAGAAAACTGTCTTGCAACACAACCGCGAAATTTCAAAGGGCGAATGGGGAATCCGAATGCATTCATTTATCTTGGTTCACCGGCAGTTGCTGCTGCCACGGCAATAGAAGGCAAGATTGCAGATCCGCGCAATTTTTTATAG
- a CDS encoding DNA-binding protein produces the protein MNNEYKIKRIIVGKLPYGEDLLRSMTEVCREKNVRIGTIQLIGAVKEAAVGFYDQQKKEYIPLNFYEPLEIVSSFGNVSIKDDDIFVHLHVTLSKGKGNAIGGHLLSPTKVFACEYSILELEGKELIRKYDETTGLYLWDI, from the coding sequence ATGAATAATGAATACAAGATTAAGAGAATAATTGTAGGGAAGTTGCCCTACGGAGAGGATTTGCTTCGTAGTATGACTGAAGTATGCAGAGAGAAAAATGTAAGAATTGGGACTATTCAACTTATTGGTGCTGTAAAAGAGGCAGCAGTAGGTTTTTATGACCAGCAGAAAAAAGAATATATCCCTCTTAATTTTTATGAGCCCCTTGAAATTGTTTCATCTTTTGGAAATGTTTCAATAAAAGATGACGATATCTTTGTTCATCTTCATGTTACGCTCTCGAAGGGAAAGGGAAATGCTATAGGAGGACATCTTCTCTCGCCTACAAAAGTTTTTGCCTGCGAATATTCCATTTTAGAGCTCGAGGGCAAAGAGCTTATAAGAAAATACGATGAGACAACAGGTTTGTATCTGTGGGATATTTAA
- a CDS encoding endonuclease III domain-containing protein, whose translation MSVSTSNKEKLLKIYEILLSEAGPRHWWPAKTRFEVMIGAILTQNTAWKNVEKAIVNLKKAGALSFKKFSSLNEKEIAKLIKPSGYFNQKAKRLAAFCRFIKNEYGGIIDNMRKQDTALLRKKLLDLNGIGPETADSILLYALDKPIFVIDLYTKRILSRHNLLPFNATYDEYQKFFMDNLPHNTQLYNEYHALLVFAGNNYCRRKPKCSECPLLGFNGHNPAAEI comes from the coding sequence ATGTCAGTTTCAACTTCCAATAAAGAAAAGTTACTAAAAATATATGAAATCCTTTTATCTGAAGCAGGACCTCGACATTGGTGGCCTGCCAAGACCAGATTCGAAGTTATGATTGGCGCAATTTTAACACAAAACACAGCATGGAAAAATGTGGAAAAAGCCATAGTAAATCTTAAAAAGGCAGGAGCTCTGTCCTTTAAGAAATTCTCATCGTTGAATGAAAAAGAGATAGCAAAACTGATTAAACCATCAGGTTATTTTAATCAGAAAGCAAAACGTCTTGCCGCATTTTGCAGATTCATAAAAAATGAATATGGCGGCATAATAGACAATATGAGAAAACAGGATACAGCCCTATTAAGAAAAAAACTTCTCGATTTAAATGGAATTGGTCCTGAAACGGCTGACAGCATTCTTCTTTATGCCCTCGATAAACCCATCTTTGTAATTGATTTATATACGAAAAGGATACTTTCAAGGCACAACCTTCTGCCTTTCAATGCAACCTACGATGAATACCAAAAATTTTTTATGGACAATCTTCCGCATAACACACAACTTTATAATGAATATCATGCGCTCTTAGTCTTTGCTGGTAACAACTATTGCAGAAGGAAACCAAAGTGTTCAGAGTGTCCACTCTTGGGATTCAACGGACATAACCCTGCGGCAGAAATTTAA